One stretch of Actinacidiphila sp. DG2A-62 DNA includes these proteins:
- a CDS encoding PRC-barrel domain-containing protein, translating into MIRPADLREWRDHDVVDESNNKIGVLEAVYVDTGTDEPSMATVRTGLPTRHRLVFVPVDDVTAGPGYVRVPYPKSLVKSAPSIGTDDVLPVEDEEAIFQHYGLPYKPGAEGVRQLARR; encoded by the coding sequence ATGATCCGACCCGCTGATCTGCGCGAGTGGCGTGACCACGACGTGGTCGACGAGTCGAACAACAAGATCGGTGTGCTGGAAGCGGTCTACGTGGACACGGGCACCGACGAGCCCTCCATGGCCACCGTGCGCACCGGACTGCCCACCCGGCACCGGCTGGTGTTCGTGCCGGTGGACGACGTGACCGCGGGCCCCGGCTACGTGCGCGTCCCGTACCCCAAGTCGCTGGTCAAGTCGGCCCCCTCCATCGGCACGGACGACGTCCTGCCGGTGGAGGACGAGGAGGCGATCTTCCAGCACTACGGGCTGCCGTACAAGCCGGGTGCGGAAGGGGTGCGGCAGCTGGCCCGCCGCTGA